The bacterium nucleotide sequence GAATCCGAAGAGCGCCGAATCGCCCGGCGAGGGAACCACCGGCCCGTTCAGGAAGTCGAACCCGACCGCCGGCGCGGCATCACCGTACACCGGGTCGGGGCCTTCATTGTAGGCAAAGCCCAACGAGAGAGCCGTGTCGCAGCCGACGAAGTCATCGCTGGCTTCGCCGACGTCGGGATCGCACCAGATCGACACATAGGCGTCATCCAATTGGTTCTCGCCTTTATTGATGACTTCAAACGTCAGATAGATTGTGTTGCCCAGCGCGCCGCCGCGTCCATAGGCAAACACATACTGGCGCACCTCCACACCCAACGGCAATGTTGAACCGGCGTTGTTGGTGTGGGCGGCGGGATTGGCATCGTTGTAGACGGAAAAGAGCGCCTGATCGCCGAAGATCACGGGGATCCGGTAGCCATCGGCATCGAGCGAGTCCTCGCCGTTGGACGCCTTCAACACCGGCGCGCCGTCTTCATACGGCCAATTGGCATAGTCCGGATTGGTCGCCGCGTTGTCGCCCCGGTTGACCTTGTACACGCGGAAGCGCGACTCATCGGGAGTGTAGGTACCGTTGCTCATCGTGCCAGGGCTGTACTCCGAAGAGTATTCCGCGATCGCCGTGCGCGGCGCGCCGTTGACGCGCGCGCCCAACCACAGCCCGGAGGCAAAGACCACCGAGCGGTCTGTCCCGCGGGGGAAGTAGAGTCCGTCGTTCTTGCCAAAGAGCCCCGATGGATCGAAGGCGAACGAGCCGATGTTGGAGACCACCATCTGCAGGTTGTTCACCCCGATGTACGAACGCACATCGGTGGCGGCCATCTCCGGACGCACGGTCGCGCCTTTGGTCCATTGGCCGGCCCACGCGGTCGCGGTGACGCTCAGCAGCCCCGCGGCCAGGGCCAGAATGATCAGTTTCTTCCTCATCATGCACACCCCCCGTTGGGGTCGAGACATCAGAATGACACCTTCAGTCCGGCGCGGACTTGGCGCGGGACATCGTAGTTATTGGGGTCGTTCTCACGGAGCCGGTATTTCTGCTCCCCGGTCAGGCCGGAACTGTCGTGCGCTTCATCGTAGGCGTCGCGGAAGGCCTGCCCCTCGGCGGTCTCCAGCCAGCCGGTCGAATTGGCCCGGCCGGTGGATTGGAACACGCCGATGATGTTTTCGGTGTTGAACAGGTTGATGATCCACAGCGAGAATTCCATCCGCGTGCCGGCCACCCAGAACGACTTGGTCGCCTTCAGATCGGTCTGCATCCGCCAATCCGAATAACGGGAGTTGACCGCCCCCTCCAGCGGGCCGCGAGTGCTGGCCAGCGTGACTTCATTCCAGACTGCGGTCGGCGTGTACGGGAACCCCGAGCTGGCCTGGAAGGTCACATTTAATCCGGAGTTGGCAAAGGGATGCCAGTCGCCCATCGCCGGCCCCTCATCCGCCCCGAACTGCAGATCTAAGATGCCGACGAATTTGTGGCGTTGGTCGTGATCCAGCGGGCTGGGTGTCAGTGGCGCTTCGCCCGCCATCCAGGCAATGTTGCTCTGCGAGTTGGCGTCCGAACCGGTCCCGGTTGCCGACGAGAGCGCATAGGAAGCCTGCAGCCCGACATTGCGCTTGCGGTGCATGTCAAACCGCAGCTCCACGCCCTTGATGGTGCCGTAGTCGGCGTTGCGGTAGGTCGAGAACGAAAACGGCGTCGCCGGCTGGTTGACCACTTGCGTGAGGTCCTTCACATCCTTGTAATAGGCGGTCACGTCAAACGACGTGCTGGGCCCCAACTGGCGGGTCCAGCCAACTTCGTAGGCGATGGTGCGCTCGGGGCGCAGGTTCGGGTTGCCGAACGGGAAAAAGTAGCCGCCGTTTTTGATCTTGTACTCGAGGAAGTCGTAGGACACGTACAGATTCTGTAAATCGGGGCGTTGCATGAAGCGGCCATAGGCGGCATGGAACACCGACCCGTCGGTCACCGGGAACGCCAGGCCCAGCCGCGGCGAGAGCGCGGTCTCGGGGCGGCTGTCCTCCAAATCGTTGTCGTCGAGTTCCTGCGCAAGCTGCTTCTGCTCGGGGGTCGCGGCGGGATTGTCGCCGTAGCCGTCCGGGTCCAGCGGGTTCTCTTCGCTGCGCAGGCGCTTGGTGTTGACGTCGAAGTAGTCAAGGCGCAACCCGGCATTGATCACCAAGCCTTTCAACTCGAACTTGTCCTGCAGATAGGCCGCCATCGTGATCGGATGCTTGGCGCCCTGCAGTCCGCCGTTTTCCTCAGCCTGCCCGGTTTCGTCGTAGCCGTAACGGTCGACATCGACGAAGCCGCCGTTGTCCTCCATCCACACACGCGTCGGCCACAGGTGCTGGTAGCGACGCAGCGTGTGGCGCTCGAATTCCACGCCAGACTTCAGTTCGTGATATTGCGTCACCTGACTCGTGACGTCGAATTTGGCGCCGACGTACGACGAGCGACGATGTAGATAGTTGTTCCAGACCGCCGCCTCATCGCCACGGACGGTGTAGGTCCGGCCATTGATGACCGTGTCCTCGGTCGGAGTCGCGCCGTTGATGTCATCCCAGGAATAAAACAGATCGGTCTCGTCGTACGACGAGGACACACCGGGACGGCCGTAGGCCCAGATGTTGTCGAAGTAGACGCCATCACCGCGCTCGCGCTCGGTCATGAAGTAGTTGCCCGAGAGCGTGTAGAAGGTCTTGGGCGAGAGGACGCGCTCGAATGTGGCGTAAAAGGACAGATTCTTGTCTTCCAGACGCGGGGCATGCTCAGGGTTGAACCGCCAGGCATTGAGGAAGACATCCCAACGGTCGATCGAGGTCAATCCACCCAGGCGCAGCTCGCTGGTCGATGACAGCCGCCAGTTGGTCTTTCCGCGGAACGTCCAGCCCGCTTCGTGATCGTCGGGGACATCGCCACCGACCGTCGACGGGGTGCGATCGCCGCGGTAGCGCCGCTCCGCGGACACGATGAACTTGATGTCGTCGCTGATGCCCGACAGCGGCCCGGCGAGACTGCCGTTGTATACATTATAGTCGTAATTGGCGCCGTGGAAGTTGTCGGTCACCGCTTCGAAAGTCCCGCTGAGTCGATCGGTCCCGCCCTTGGTCGTCACATTGACCGCTCCCGAGGCAATCCAGCCGTATTCGGCGTTGAAACCGCCGGTCACCACCGAGACCTCTTCAAGATCGTTGTTGTTGATCTGCGTCGTGGAGACGCCGGTCAACGGATCCTGTTGCGAGAACCCGTCGACGAAGTACGCCACCTCCGACGTGCGGCCGCCGCGGACGTTGAGCAGATTGCCCGTGCGCACCACCACACCCGGCTGCAGCGCCACGATGTCGCGATAGCCGCGGGTCGGCAGCGATTGGATCTGCTCCGACTCGACGATGCGCAGCGACGCGGTGCGGTCGCGAATGACCACCGGACGCTCCGCGATCACCACGACCGTGCCCATCTCCACCGGCTTCGACGAAAGCGTGATGTCGCTCTGGGTGTCCAGATCCACCGACACTTTCAAATCCTGCACTTCGATTGCCTGGAAGAGCAAAAGCTCCGTCTCGGCCGGGCTCCCTTCCTCGCCCAACATCGAGGCCACGAGGGTGTGCCTGCCCACCGGCACATTCAGGATCGTGTATCGTCCCTCCGCGTCGGTCACCGCCGAGAGCGGTGTGCCCGCCACGCGCACCACGGCGCCGGCGATCGGTTGACCGGTTGCGTCGTCGGTCACCACGCCGGAGATCTTGCCGGTCGTGCCGCCGAGCGCGAGCGGTCCAAGGGTCAGGACACAGGCGACCACCGCCAGCAAACCGGCGAAGTAAGGTCGCAAGCCATGTAGAAGGCCGAAAACCATGGCGCTTCTCCTTGTTGAGCGTTGAATGTACCGTGGAACCCCTGCATGCGCCCGGCGCGGATCGCAATCTCCCACTCCGCTCCCGGGAGGCACGTCCCGACTTTCGGCGCGACCGTTCACTGCGACGGCATCACTTGCCGCCTGCGGCTGCCACGGGCCCGTTATGGACTATGTCGGAGAGATTGACGGATTCTGAAGACGTCGTATGGCACCGGCGGAGAAGTGGAGTGAAATTCCCGCCACGGGCGCCGCGACGGCCCGGATGACGCGGCGAAAGGGTTCAAGCCGGAGGAAGAAAAGTCCGATAGTATGGGATGGGGCAGACGGCGCTGTGCAAACACTGCGCAACGGCCCCCATCAGGGCCTGGGCATTGCGCCCAGATCGAGGAGTCTGGCCAGGCGGGCGAAGTCATCCGCGCTTAACTGCTCCGCGCGCATCGAAAGCAACTCTGCGCACTCCGACTTCAGCAGGTCCCACTTCGCCTGTGAAATCTCCGGAATCTGCCGCAGGTTGTTGGCCAGCGTCTTGCGTTTTTGCGCGAACGCTTTTTGCACGATGTACTCGACGCCCGGGATCTCGCGCAGGCCCGGCGTGGTCGGCACAAACTCCACCCACATGACGGTCGACGTCACCCGCGGCGGCGGATGAAAAGCCCGAGGCGGAATGTCGAAGAGCGCCTGCCCGCGGGCGTGCGACTGAAACCAGACCGATGCCGCCGAACGGTCCGAATCCCCCGGTTTGGCCAACAGGCGGCGGACCACTTCCCGTTGGAGCGTCAGCACCGCGCCGGGGAACCGCTCGCCGCGCGCGATCGCCCAGGCCAGAATCGCGTGGCCGATGCCAAAGGGCAGATTGCCGATCAGCCAACAGCGTGTCGGCGGTTCGGCATCCGGCGGCAGATCGAGCACATCGGCAAAGATCACGCGCACCTTGCCGCCCGACGGGTATTTCTTCTTCAACATCCCCACCATGCGGCTGTCTTTCTCCACCACCCAGACCCGCTCGCGGCCGTCGACCAGATCGACCAGCCGCTCCGTGATGAAGCCCTTGCCCGGCCCGATTTCGTAAATGAGATCGTGGCGCTGGATCGGCAGCGCCACCGCGATGCGCTCGGCGATCGCCGGGTCGATAAGGAAATTCTGCGAAAGCGACTTGTGCGCGCGCAATTTCGGCTTGCCCGACCCGGCGCGCGGACGACGCGGAT carries:
- the rsmA gene encoding 16S rRNA (adenine(1518)-N(6)/adenine(1519)-N(6))-dimethyltransferase RsmA, which encodes MAKYESKNPRRPRAGSGKPKLRAHKSLSQNFLIDPAIAERIAVALPIQRHDLIYEIGPGKGFITERLVDLVDGRERVWVVEKDSRMVGMLKKKYPSGGKVRVIFADVLDLPPDAEPPTRCWLIGNLPFGIGHAILAWAIARGERFPGAVLTLQREVVRRLLAKPGDSDRSAASVWFQSHARGQALFDIPPRAFHPPPRVTSTVMWVEFVPTTPGLREIPGVEYIVQKAFAQKRKTLANNLRQIPEISQAKWDLLKSECAELLSMRAEQLSADDFARLARLLDLGAMPRP
- a CDS encoding TonB-dependent receptor, whose product is MVFGLLHGLRPYFAGLLAVVACVLTLGPLALGGTTGKISGVVTDDATGQPIAGAVVRVAGTPLSAVTDAEGRYTILNVPVGRHTLVASMLGEEGSPAETELLLFQAIEVQDLKVSVDLDTQSDITLSSKPVEMGTVVVIAERPVVIRDRTASLRIVESEQIQSLPTRGYRDIVALQPGVVVRTGNLLNVRGGRTSEVAYFVDGFSQQDPLTGVSTTQINNNDLEEVSVVTGGFNAEYGWIASGAVNVTTKGGTDRLSGTFEAVTDNFHGANYDYNVYNGSLAGPLSGISDDIKFIVSAERRYRGDRTPSTVGGDVPDDHEAGWTFRGKTNWRLSSTSELRLGGLTSIDRWDVFLNAWRFNPEHAPRLEDKNLSFYATFERVLSPKTFYTLSGNYFMTERERGDGVYFDNIWAYGRPGVSSSYDETDLFYSWDDINGATPTEDTVINGRTYTVRGDEAAVWNNYLHRRSSYVGAKFDVTSQVTQYHELKSGVEFERHTLRRYQHLWPTRVWMEDNGGFVDVDRYGYDETGQAEENGGLQGAKHPITMAAYLQDKFELKGLVINAGLRLDYFDVNTKRLRSEENPLDPDGYGDNPAATPEQKQLAQELDDNDLEDSRPETALSPRLGLAFPVTDGSVFHAAYGRFMQRPDLQNLYVSYDFLEYKIKNGGYFFPFGNPNLRPERTIAYEVGWTRQLGPSTSFDVTAYYKDVKDLTQVVNQPATPFSFSTYRNADYGTIKGVELRFDMHRKRNVGLQASYALSSATGTGSDANSQSNIAWMAGEAPLTPSPLDHDQRHKFVGILDLQFGADEGPAMGDWHPFANSGLNVTFQASSGFPYTPTAVWNEVTLASTRGPLEGAVNSRYSDWRMQTDLKATKSFWVAGTRMEFSLWIINLFNTENIIGVFQSTGRANSTGWLETAEGQAFRDAYDEAHDSSGLTGEQKYRLRENDPNNYDVPRQVRAGLKVSF